From one Pirellulales bacterium genomic stretch:
- a CDS encoding FAD-dependent oxidoreductase, which produces MPAETASTSDTQQVRCCIAGGGPAGMMLGFLLARAGVEAMVLEKHGDFLRDFRGDTIHPSTLQLMHELGLLDEFLKRPHNQATHLTGCIGPEEVTVADFTHLPTRCRFIAFMPQWDFLNFIADHARRYPTFHLRMQTEVDDLIEESGRIVGVRASGPDGHAEIRADLVVGADGRHSTVRECAKLHVDNLGAPIDVLWLRLPRKKSDPTNPLGHFDRGKVLVLLDRGDYWQGGFVIPKGAFDEIRQRGLDQFRSNLAEIAPFLKDRVGELRDWSDIKLLTVAVDRLQRWHRPGLLCIGDAAHAMSPIGGVGINLAIQDAVATANLLAEPLRRGTLEAGDLQKVQSRREFPTRATQRLQVIIQNRVISRVLAAQRQLKVPWILRLLRRFPILRRIPARLVGMGFRPEHIRTPDMFASAK; this is translated from the coding sequence ATGCCCGCAGAAACTGCCTCCACAAGCGATACACAACAGGTGCGCTGCTGCATTGCCGGCGGCGGACCTGCCGGAATGATGCTCGGATTTCTCTTGGCACGCGCGGGTGTCGAGGCCATGGTGCTGGAAAAGCATGGCGATTTTCTCCGCGATTTCCGCGGCGACACGATCCATCCCTCGACCTTGCAATTGATGCACGAGCTCGGACTGCTCGACGAATTCCTGAAGCGCCCCCACAACCAAGCGACCCATCTCACCGGCTGCATCGGTCCGGAGGAAGTGACGGTCGCCGATTTTACGCATCTGCCGACGCGCTGCCGATTCATCGCCTTCATGCCTCAATGGGATTTTTTGAATTTCATCGCCGACCACGCCCGCCGCTATCCCACGTTCCATCTGCGAATGCAAACCGAGGTGGATGATCTGATCGAAGAATCGGGGCGGATCGTCGGCGTCCGAGCGAGCGGCCCCGACGGACACGCCGAGATTCGAGCCGATCTCGTCGTCGGAGCAGATGGGCGGCATTCGACCGTCCGCGAGTGCGCAAAATTGCATGTCGACAATCTCGGCGCGCCGATCGACGTGCTCTGGTTGCGGCTGCCGAGGAAGAAAAGCGATCCGACCAATCCGCTCGGCCACTTCGATCGCGGCAAAGTGCTCGTCTTGCTCGATCGGGGCGACTACTGGCAAGGCGGCTTCGTCATTCCGAAAGGGGCCTTCGACGAAATCCGGCAGCGCGGGCTCGACCAGTTTCGCAGCAACCTCGCCGAGATCGCACCGTTTCTAAAGGATCGAGTCGGCGAGCTTCGCGATTGGTCCGACATCAAGCTCCTCACCGTCGCGGTCGATCGCCTGCAGCGCTGGCACCGGCCCGGCTTGCTCTGCATCGGCGACGCCGCTCACGCAATGTCGCCGATCGGCGGAGTCGGCATCAATCTGGCGATCCAAGATGCCGTGGCCACGGCCAACCTGTTGGCCGAGCCGCTCCGCCGCGGCACGCTCGAGGCGGGGGATTTGCAAAAAGTGCAAAGTCGGCGCGAATTTCCCACGCGGGCCACGCAGCGGTTGCAGGTGATTATTCAAAACCGTGTGATCAGCCGCGTGCTTGCAGCACAGCGACAACTCAAAGTGCCATGGATCCTGCGGTTGCTAAGAAGATTTCCGATTCTGCGGCGAATCCCTGCCCGGCTGGTCGGCATGGGGTTCCGCCCCGAACACATCCGGACGCCGGACATGTTTGCGAGTGCCAAATAA
- a CDS encoding outer membrane beta-barrel protein: protein MKHNGLKFVVAIAVGCTAATSFAQSGLQYPGSVQPVAYDYYAPDSGAATATDKSAPPAPPAAAPAAAAPAAAPAAPDCSAAAPAAAPSCNSCGCDSCGCGTGWLWLLGDQCPLTCPDQTTKRLFENNCWLKCHNITVTGLIDAGVAARDGSRGDNFLGPDGFDDRDYEGQLNQIDTVIAKAVKPQECCWDWGFTIETIYGTDYRYPLARGLDAYDNGSPKWNTDPRNFYGLALPQAYLEFSVGTKFDYKVGHQYTLLGYEVVNPSGNFFYSHTYTFLYAYPFTQTGVVGTYTQNDYVTWNYGINEGWDNFNDTDENISYTGGVTIKSCDKKTTLAWFFQEGNEPITGVTGPDANRYVNSIVLTKNLTDRTTFVLENADGFQSRGARDGGTSSWFGLTDYLTYKVNCCWTAGLRSEWFRDTNGTRVAPVGDFDTPNGNTASVGGFEGNFYDVTLGANYKPNGNLTVRPEIRYDLFNGSDLNGVKPYLSGTSNHQWVYAVDAVVLF from the coding sequence ATGAAACACAACGGATTAAAATTTGTCGTGGCGATTGCGGTCGGCTGTACGGCCGCCACCAGCTTCGCCCAAAGCGGACTCCAATATCCGGGATCGGTTCAACCGGTGGCGTACGACTACTATGCGCCCGACAGCGGCGCCGCAACGGCGACTGATAAATCGGCTCCGCCGGCGCCCCCGGCTGCTGCGCCGGCTGCTGCAGCGCCTGCCGCCGCACCGGCTGCGCCGGATTGCTCCGCGGCTGCCCCGGCTGCTGCTCCGAGTTGCAACTCGTGCGGTTGCGATTCGTGCGGTTGCGGCACAGGCTGGCTTTGGTTGCTCGGCGACCAGTGCCCACTGACTTGCCCCGATCAAACCACCAAACGGCTGTTCGAAAACAACTGCTGGTTGAAATGCCATAACATTACCGTGACCGGTTTGATTGACGCGGGCGTTGCGGCTCGCGACGGTTCGCGTGGCGACAACTTCCTTGGTCCGGACGGCTTCGATGATCGCGACTATGAAGGCCAGTTGAATCAAATCGACACGGTTATCGCCAAGGCCGTCAAGCCGCAGGAATGCTGCTGGGACTGGGGCTTCACGATCGAAACGATCTACGGCACCGATTACCGGTATCCGCTCGCTCGCGGTCTCGATGCCTACGACAATGGCTCTCCGAAGTGGAACACCGACCCACGCAATTTCTACGGGTTGGCGTTGCCGCAAGCCTACTTGGAATTCTCGGTGGGCACGAAGTTCGATTACAAGGTTGGTCACCAGTACACCCTGTTGGGATACGAAGTAGTCAATCCGAGCGGCAACTTCTTCTACAGCCACACCTACACGTTCCTCTATGCCTATCCGTTCACACAAACGGGCGTGGTCGGAACGTATACCCAGAACGACTACGTGACCTGGAACTACGGCATCAACGAAGGCTGGGACAACTTCAACGACACCGACGAAAACATCAGCTACACCGGCGGTGTGACGATCAAAAGCTGCGACAAAAAGACCACCTTGGCTTGGTTCTTCCAAGAAGGCAACGAGCCGATCACCGGCGTTACTGGCCCGGATGCCAACCGCTACGTGAACAGCATCGTGCTGACGAAGAACCTGACCGACCGCACGACCTTCGTTTTGGAAAATGCGGACGGTTTCCAATCCCGCGGTGCTCGTGACGGCGGAACCTCATCGTGGTTCGGCCTGACCGACTACCTCACCTACAAGGTCAACTGCTGCTGGACCGCCGGCCTGCGGAGCGAATGGTTCCGCGACACCAACGGCACCCGCGTTGCCCCGGTCGGCGACTTCGATACGCCCAACGGCAACACCGCTTCGGTGGGCGGCTTCGAAGGCAATTTCTACGATGTCACCTTGGGTGCCAACTACAAGCCGAACGGCAATCTCACCGTCCGGCCTGAAATCCGCTATGACTTGTTCAACGGCAGCGATCTGAACGGCGTCAAGCCGTACCTGTCGGGCACGTCGAATCATCAGTGGGTTTACGCGGTCGATGCGGTCGTGCTGTTCTAA
- a CDS encoding P-II family nitrogen regulator: MKMIIAVIRPEKLDEVIAALNERDIYLMTVSEVRGCGRQRGHLEVFRGTEHQTRLLTKLKLEIAVNDNFVDGTMEAIVTAARAGATGQIGDGKIFVLSLEDCVRIRTGEQGTHAVGP; this comes from the coding sequence ATGAAGATGATCATTGCCGTTATTCGGCCCGAGAAGCTCGATGAGGTGATCGCGGCTCTGAACGAGCGCGATATTTATCTGATGACGGTCAGTGAGGTGCGCGGATGCGGCCGGCAGCGCGGGCATCTTGAAGTGTTCCGGGGCACGGAGCATCAAACCCGGCTCTTGACGAAGCTCAAGCTGGAGATTGCCGTCAACGACAATTTTGTCGATGGGACAATGGAGGCCATCGTCACAGCCGCTCGTGCCGGGGCGACCGGACAAATCGGCGACGGCAAAATCTTCGTCCTATCGCTGGAAGATTGCGTGCGCATTCGCACCGGCGAGCAGGGCACGCACGCGGTGGGGCCTTAA
- a CDS encoding ammonium transporter: MRQSLALVLLGAVALVLLSAQCCFAQQPARQQSPSPGSTNAAAPVSAPKPDPAGENTGNSPLPASGNPDRDQIAINMVWVLFAGFLVMFMQAGFAMVETGLIRSRNVSHTTAMNLMMYSIAVLGFWLCGFALMFGGGIFNAGSALSSFGNTGLLNKEATISLFGHEFGIFGHEGFMLTGRASDVGVLTIFLFQSALASTMATVTTGAMTERWKFLAFVSFGALMTALVYPVLGNWVWGGGWLSRLGANFGLGHGHVDFAGSSVVHMAGGVAAAVGCWMLGPRIGKYGRNGSVNVLIAHNAPMYMLGTLILAFGWFGFTGGHCVAGDLNVGRVATNTALASAGGAVASMLYLWRLYKKPDPSFICNGLLAGLVAISAPCAFVTPTAAVFIGLVAGVLVVGSVLFIERVLKLDDPVGAISVHGVNGAWGILALGLFADGTYGQGWNDAHWYRLPGGVLKWFAEKPASLPTGATEQGVTGLFYGSASQLLAECIGMASVLIWIGLASFVLFFLIERLIGNRVSMATEMQGLDIPELGVLGYVNEDPKQTARSHAPIVEPRRAVAPKIGPAQFSIIIEGAEVAQLQAVWSALCQPSDGPADGDFLAIYPQFTTLKGNHFRFREGDPEELRVRLERLLNSRLTGRTIFARIGHD, from the coding sequence GTGCGTCAATCTCTTGCGTTGGTCTTGCTGGGCGCTGTCGCGCTCGTGTTGCTTAGCGCGCAGTGCTGCTTTGCGCAACAACCCGCGCGCCAGCAATCGCCCTCTCCAGGCAGCACGAACGCCGCGGCACCGGTCTCAGCGCCGAAGCCCGACCCTGCCGGCGAAAACACCGGCAACTCGCCGTTGCCCGCGAGCGGCAATCCCGATCGCGATCAGATCGCGATCAACATGGTTTGGGTGTTGTTTGCCGGATTCCTTGTGATGTTCATGCAGGCGGGCTTCGCGATGGTCGAGACCGGCTTGATCCGCTCGCGGAATGTGTCGCACACCACCGCCATGAACCTGATGATGTATAGCATTGCCGTGCTCGGCTTTTGGCTGTGCGGATTCGCGCTGATGTTCGGCGGGGGAATTTTTAACGCTGGTAGCGCGCTTTCTTCATTCGGTAATACGGGCCTGCTGAACAAAGAAGCGACGATTTCGCTCTTCGGCCACGAGTTCGGCATCTTCGGGCATGAAGGATTCATGCTCACGGGCAGAGCCTCCGATGTCGGCGTGCTGACGATATTTCTCTTTCAATCCGCGCTCGCCAGCACGATGGCCACGGTCACCACCGGAGCCATGACCGAGCGGTGGAAGTTTCTGGCATTCGTCAGCTTCGGCGCATTGATGACGGCCCTGGTGTATCCGGTGCTCGGCAATTGGGTTTGGGGCGGCGGATGGTTGAGCCGGCTCGGAGCAAACTTCGGACTCGGGCATGGTCACGTCGATTTCGCCGGCTCATCGGTCGTGCACATGGCCGGCGGCGTCGCGGCTGCCGTCGGCTGCTGGATGCTCGGCCCGCGGATCGGAAAATATGGCCGCAACGGCTCGGTCAACGTGCTCATCGCCCACAATGCGCCGATGTATATGCTCGGCACATTGATCCTGGCTTTCGGATGGTTCGGCTTCACGGGCGGGCATTGCGTTGCCGGGGATCTGAATGTCGGCCGCGTGGCCACCAACACCGCGTTGGCCTCCGCGGGCGGAGCGGTGGCGTCGATGCTCTATCTGTGGCGGCTCTACAAGAAGCCGGACCCGAGCTTTATCTGCAATGGCCTGTTGGCGGGCCTCGTTGCGATTTCGGCTCCTTGTGCTTTCGTTACTCCGACGGCTGCGGTGTTCATCGGACTGGTGGCGGGCGTGCTGGTCGTGGGCAGTGTGCTGTTCATCGAGCGGGTGCTAAAGCTCGACGATCCGGTGGGCGCGATCAGCGTACACGGCGTCAACGGCGCCTGGGGGATTTTGGCCCTCGGTCTGTTTGCCGACGGCACGTATGGCCAAGGCTGGAACGATGCCCATTGGTATCGATTGCCCGGCGGCGTGTTGAAATGGTTCGCGGAAAAGCCGGCTTCGCTTCCGACGGGCGCGACCGAACAGGGCGTGACGGGATTGTTTTACGGCAGCGCTTCGCAGTTGCTGGCCGAGTGCATTGGGATGGCGTCGGTACTAATTTGGATCGGATTGGCTTCGTTTGTCTTGTTTTTCTTGATCGAGCGATTGATCGGCAATCGCGTGAGCATGGCCACGGAAATGCAAGGGTTGGATATTCCCGAATTGGGCGTGTTGGGCTATGTCAACGAAGATCCGAAGCAGACGGCTCGTTCGCATGCGCCGATTGTCGAACCACGGCGTGCGGTCGCGCCAAAAATCGGCCCGGCGCAATTCTCGATCATCATCGAGGGGGCGGAAGTAGCCCAATTGCAGGCCGTCTGGTCGGCGCTCTGCCAGCCCTCCGACGGTCCTGCGGACGGCGATTTTTTGGCGATCTATCCGCAATTCACGACGCTCAAGGGAAACCACTTTCGCTTCCGCGAAGGCGACCCGGAGGAGTTGCGCGTCCGTTTGGAGCGGTTGCTGAATAGCCGGCTGACGGGGCGGACGATTTTCGCGCGGATTGGCCACGACTGA
- a CDS encoding APC family permease: MSTVEKKSGPQMKSTLGLTGLTMNAMALIAPGAFLWLTFGQQSLWGAPMAGSDMWFGIVAALLLCFATAISYAELSKLYPGAGSSYFFAEQAFLSKTHAYKFARLSKYIIGWASHLYYWIYPGVMVGVTALLVGYMAGQFFPATFNPGVPSPTLMVGFCVLFALGVAYIAYRGVVGATGVNIAINIIQISALLVFAVLALGYRANHPEGSTGWTLDPDGNPINVTLATYKVDKDGNPVGPDGQSVLDKDGNVPADKMALLTPDVSGKPAKDSKGAWIVAMKDGKPVPATVSYVDDKGVSQAVADLPVDPSDPKKGTQPTRQYFASAGDVVKPHNVSYIFIQACIAILILVGFESVTSMGEEAKNAKRDIPRAVLLSLFIQGVICYLIEYFAANFTLNSQYTMPTAAGSSAPIGDLMKIVGASLFGAKGGLWFMYIEALTVFLALIGTTLSCMNTGARVTYAMGRDDEVPSHFGILHGKNLTPHRAIWTLAIISMVIGMFAVLWPTASPTASTDLIGSLTPDQAHSFWYPAFIIPTLDSLKTLPNSLLIVTLASNFGTFLLYMLTNIVAIVAFREHHSFSGFKHVVVPVFGLLANLGCMLFYLLGGFFVPGMSVKESYIALGVAAVWGVYGAIYFLFGSKKKGKTALLTKEQAAAAVGGVGATT; encoded by the coding sequence GTGTCCACGGTTGAAAAGAAGTCTGGTCCGCAGATGAAATCGACGTTGGGCCTTACGGGCCTGACGATGAACGCGATGGCGTTGATCGCGCCGGGGGCCTTCTTGTGGCTTACGTTCGGTCAGCAGTCGTTGTGGGGAGCTCCGATGGCCGGCTCCGATATGTGGTTCGGCATCGTGGCGGCGTTGCTGCTCTGCTTCGCGACGGCGATTTCGTACGCGGAGTTATCGAAGCTATATCCGGGCGCTGGTTCGTCGTACTTTTTCGCCGAACAAGCGTTTCTATCAAAGACGCATGCTTATAAATTTGCCCGCCTTTCGAAGTACATCATCGGTTGGGCCAGCCACCTCTACTACTGGATTTATCCTGGCGTGATGGTCGGTGTGACGGCCTTGCTCGTCGGCTACATGGCAGGGCAATTCTTCCCGGCAACGTTCAATCCAGGCGTTCCGAGCCCGACGTTGATGGTTGGCTTCTGCGTTTTGTTTGCTTTAGGTGTGGCATATATCGCCTATCGCGGCGTGGTCGGGGCGACGGGCGTTAATATCGCGATCAACATCATCCAAATCAGCGCTTTGTTGGTCTTCGCCGTGCTGGCGCTCGGTTATCGGGCCAATCATCCCGAAGGATCGACCGGATGGACGCTCGATCCAGACGGCAATCCGATCAACGTGACACTCGCGACCTATAAGGTCGATAAAGACGGCAATCCGGTCGGACCGGATGGCCAGTCGGTGCTTGATAAAGACGGCAATGTGCCAGCCGACAAGATGGCTCTCTTGACTCCCGACGTCAGCGGAAAACCGGCCAAGGATTCCAAAGGAGCGTGGATTGTCGCAATGAAAGACGGCAAGCCGGTTCCGGCCACCGTCAGCTATGTCGACGACAAGGGCGTTTCACAAGCGGTTGCCGATCTGCCGGTGGATCCATCGGATCCTAAAAAGGGAACCCAGCCGACCAGGCAGTACTTTGCTTCCGCGGGGGATGTGGTGAAACCACACAATGTCTCCTACATCTTCATTCAAGCATGTATCGCGATTCTGATCCTCGTCGGTTTTGAATCCGTTACATCGATGGGCGAGGAAGCGAAAAACGCCAAGCGCGACATACCGCGGGCGGTTCTCTTGTCGTTGTTCATTCAGGGCGTGATTTGCTATCTGATCGAGTATTTCGCCGCGAATTTCACGCTGAATTCACAGTACACGATGCCGACCGCCGCGGGCTCGTCGGCTCCAATCGGCGATCTGATGAAGATCGTCGGCGCCTCGCTGTTTGGCGCGAAGGGCGGTTTGTGGTTCATGTACATCGAAGCGTTGACGGTGTTTCTGGCGCTGATCGGTACGACGTTGTCGTGTATGAACACGGGGGCCCGCGTCACGTATGCGATGGGGCGCGACGATGAAGTGCCGTCGCACTTCGGCATCTTGCACGGCAAGAATCTCACCCCGCACCGCGCGATTTGGACGTTGGCAATCATCTCGATGGTGATCGGCATGTTCGCCGTGCTTTGGCCGACCGCCTCGCCGACGGCATCGACCGACTTGATCGGATCGTTGACGCCCGATCAGGCCCACAGCTTCTGGTATCCGGCGTTTATCATTCCGACGCTCGACAGCCTGAAAACGCTGCCAAATAGTTTGCTGATCGTAACGCTGGCGAGTAACTTCGGCACGTTCCTGCTGTACATGTTGACGAACATCGTGGCGATCGTCGCCTTCCGCGAACACCACAGCTTCAGCGGCTTCAAGCACGTGGTGGTGCCGGTGTTCGGCTTGCTGGCCAATCTCGGCTGCATGCTGTTCTACCTCCTCGGTGGTTTCTTCGTGCCGGGCATGAGCGTGAAAGAGTCGTATATCGCGCTGGGCGTGGCGGCCGTGTGGGGCGTCTACGGCGCCATCTACTTTCTCTTCGGCAGCAAGAAGAAAGGCAAAACAGCGCTGCTCACCAAGGAGCAGGCTGCGGCGGCTGTCGGAGGCGTTGGAGCAACCACCTAG
- a CDS encoding bifunctional protein-serine/threonine kinase/phosphatase, translated as MKLTYAQLSSVGPVRTNNEDWVGFWEPDDEQEYLTRGAVAAIADGVGGLGRGEVASRLAVETAIRRFLEVKPGTLPRQSLFKMLTAANTAVYDRSMSEHELGKMATTLTIALFRNNEINIGHVGDCRAFLVQGGKISQVTTDHNYAAQQLALGLISPRDAATSDMRCMLTRSIGRELTVQIDYHTLQVNRGDILVQCSDGMHFCVTEQEILDFVTKLPPAEACRELIRLAERRGTDDNLSVQIVHVERVNTLSYFRGQPVFHEAEIPMTLEVEVGQILDNRFQIESVVSRSGMASIFKAIDLKSNQTVAVKIPFMRFESDPAFFSRFQREEEIGKTLDHPGLLKIFPTEEKTRPYIVMEFLQGQTLRNVLHTVKMVPVGEALDIAASICNALDYMHQHNIVHRDMKPENIMICDDGRVKIMDFGIAKATGMRRITFTGFSAAMGTPDYMAPEQVRGKRGDARTDVYSLGAILYEMVTGQPPFEGTNPLAIMNARLMGDPIAPSRLNPNISPQVEEIILHALEQRPENRYASAAEMKTELENPEKVVVTGRANRLRPPAQWTGRWRPARSLIFALVPIIVFGLLWLFFRFAHH; from the coding sequence ATGAAGTTGACCTACGCCCAACTCAGCTCGGTCGGCCCGGTCCGCACGAACAATGAAGATTGGGTCGGCTTTTGGGAGCCCGACGACGAGCAGGAATATCTCACGCGCGGCGCAGTGGCGGCCATTGCCGACGGCGTCGGCGGGTTGGGCCGCGGCGAGGTCGCCAGCCGATTGGCCGTCGAAACCGCAATTCGGCGATTTCTGGAAGTGAAGCCGGGAACGCTCCCGCGCCAATCGCTGTTCAAAATGCTCACGGCGGCAAACACGGCCGTTTACGACCGCAGCATGTCGGAACACGAACTCGGCAAGATGGCCACGACGCTCACGATCGCCCTCTTCCGGAACAACGAAATCAATATCGGCCACGTCGGCGACTGTCGAGCGTTCTTGGTCCAAGGGGGGAAAATCTCGCAAGTCACGACCGACCACAACTACGCCGCGCAGCAACTCGCGCTCGGTTTGATCTCCCCCCGCGATGCCGCCACCAGCGACATGCGCTGCATGCTCACGCGCAGCATCGGCCGCGAACTGACCGTGCAGATCGATTATCACACGCTCCAGGTAAACCGCGGCGATATTCTGGTGCAATGTTCCGACGGCATGCATTTCTGCGTCACCGAGCAGGAGATTCTCGATTTCGTCACCAAGCTGCCGCCGGCCGAAGCTTGCCGCGAACTGATCCGGTTGGCCGAACGCCGCGGGACTGACGACAATCTGTCGGTCCAGATCGTTCACGTCGAACGCGTCAACACGTTGAGTTATTTCCGCGGACAACCAGTCTTTCACGAAGCCGAGATTCCCATGACGCTCGAGGTCGAAGTTGGCCAGATTCTGGATAATCGATTCCAGATCGAAAGCGTCGTCAGCCGTAGCGGCATGGCGTCGATTTTCAAAGCGATCGACTTGAAATCGAACCAGACCGTGGCCGTCAAGATCCCGTTCATGCGGTTCGAAAGCGACCCGGCCTTCTTTTCGCGATTTCAGCGGGAAGAAGAAATCGGCAAAACGCTCGATCACCCCGGTTTGCTGAAGATTTTTCCAACCGAGGAAAAAACGCGGCCATATATCGTGATGGAGTTTCTCCAGGGGCAAACGCTCCGCAATGTGCTTCATACGGTGAAGATGGTACCGGTCGGCGAGGCCCTCGACATTGCCGCCTCGATCTGCAATGCGCTCGACTACATGCACCAGCACAATATCGTGCACCGCGATATGAAGCCCGAGAATATCATGATCTGCGACGACGGACGCGTGAAGATCATGGATTTCGGCATCGCCAAGGCGACGGGCATGCGCCGCATTACGTTCACCGGCTTTTCCGCGGCGATGGGCACGCCCGACTACATGGCCCCCGAGCAGGTGCGCGGCAAGCGCGGCGATGCCCGCACCGACGTCTACAGCCTGGGGGCGATTCTTTATGAAATGGTCACCGGCCAGCCGCCCTTCGAGGGAACGAACCCCTTGGCGATCATGAACGCCCGCTTGATGGGCGATCCGATCGCGCCCTCAAGGCTGAATCCGAATATCTCGCCGCAGGTCGAAGAAATCATCCTGCATGCGCTCGAGCAGCGCCCGGAAAATCGCTATGCTTCGGCCGCGGAAATGAAGACCGAGCTCGAAAACCCGGAAAAGGTGGTGGTCACGGGCCGGGCCAATCGATTGCGGCCGCCGGCCCAATGGACCGGCCGATGGCGGCCGGCGCGGTCGCTCATCTTCGCGCTTGTGCCGATCATCGTGTTCGGCCTACTGTGGCTTTTCTTTCGCTTCGCGCATCATTGA
- a CDS encoding DUF1501 domain-containing protein, with translation MNGTSPRANAHNCSGPITRRTALKFGALGLGGLTLGDVFRLQAQAGTAAAHDDRAVIFIWLPGGPPHMEMYDLKPDAPSEYRGEFRPIRTNVSGVEVGELLPLHAKCADKFNIIRSLSHKFADHGGGHKRFMMAREPKEPTGTVNDHPAVASMIAKVVEGRQRGLPNYVAGMDAGRQGIDTFAFGSAYLGSSTEPFSVPGDPSSPKFTVENLAPLAGLDSRVKLLRQLDKWGGAAEKSGAFDSLDQFNRRAVELVTSGKAQAAFDLSKEPEALKDRYGRHAYGARCLLARRLVEAGCTFVTMVLENPMPGKDLPNYVSYNWDSHAVNCHIFNDAKVRLPLYDQAVTALIEDLYQRGLDRRVLLFVTGEFGRTPRLSYSVGTASHVMQPGRDHWPNAMSMIVSGGGMRTGQVIGATNSKGEFPTERPLTPNDLWATVLQHLGIDPQRAFNDFAGRPVPILPFGDPIRELLPTG, from the coding sequence ATGAACGGCACTTCTCCGCGCGCGAACGCGCACAACTGTTCCGGACCGATCACGCGCCGCACCGCGCTCAAGTTTGGCGCTCTGGGATTGGGTGGGCTGACGCTTGGCGATGTCTTTCGGCTCCAAGCACAAGCCGGCACCGCCGCCGCTCACGATGATCGGGCGGTGATTTTCATTTGGCTCCCCGGCGGCCCGCCGCACATGGAGATGTACGACCTGAAGCCCGACGCCCCCAGCGAATATCGGGGCGAATTCCGCCCGATTCGCACGAATGTTTCAGGCGTCGAAGTGGGCGAGCTATTGCCGCTGCATGCCAAGTGTGCCGACAAATTCAACATCATTCGCTCGCTGTCGCACAAATTCGCCGATCACGGAGGCGGTCATAAGCGATTCATGATGGCCCGCGAGCCGAAGGAGCCGACCGGCACGGTGAACGATCATCCGGCCGTGGCTTCGATGATCGCCAAGGTGGTCGAAGGCCGGCAACGTGGGCTGCCAAACTATGTCGCGGGAATGGATGCCGGGCGGCAAGGAATCGACACCTTTGCCTTCGGCAGCGCTTATCTCGGCAGTTCGACCGAGCCGTTTTCCGTGCCGGGCGATCCATCGTCGCCGAAATTCACGGTTGAAAATCTGGCGCCGCTGGCGGGGCTCGATTCGCGCGTCAAATTGCTGCGGCAACTCGACAAATGGGGCGGCGCGGCCGAGAAATCCGGGGCGTTCGATTCGCTCGATCAATTCAATCGCCGGGCTGTCGAACTGGTCACCAGCGGCAAAGCCCAAGCTGCCTTCGACCTCTCGAAAGAACCCGAGGCTCTAAAGGATCGGTACGGTCGGCATGCCTATGGCGCTCGCTGCCTCTTGGCCCGGCGGCTGGTCGAGGCCGGCTGCACGTTCGTTACGATGGTGCTCGAGAACCCGATGCCGGGGAAAGATTTGCCGAACTACGTGAGCTACAACTGGGACTCGCATGCCGTGAATTGCCACATCTTCAATGATGCCAAGGTGCGGTTGCCGCTCTATGACCAGGCGGTCACGGCCCTGATCGAAGATCTGTATCAGCGAGGATTGGACCGCCGGGTGCTTCTGTTCGTGACCGGAGAATTCGGCCGGACACCGCGGCTTTCGTATTCGGTCGGCACGGCGAGCCATGTGATGCAGCCGGGGCGCGATCATTGGCCGAATGCGATGTCGATGATTGTCTCCGGCGGCGGAATGCGCACCGGCCAAGTGATCGGGGCCACCAATAGCAAGGGCGAATTTCCGACCGAACGGCCGCTGACGCCAAACGATCTTTGGGCGACGGTTTTGCAACACCTCGGCATCGATCCGCAACGGGCCTTCAACGATTTCGCGGGCCGCCCGGTGCCCATCCTCCCCTTCGGCGACCCGATCCGAGAACTGCTGCCGACGGGCTAA